A single genomic interval of Thermodesulforhabdaceae bacterium harbors:
- a CDS encoding CoA-binding protein: MTKGCEIPDYNPPDEEVAELLKSAKTVAVVGISHNEDRDSHKVAKYLKEHGYKIIPVNPKYKEVLGEPCYPDLKSVPEKIDVVDIFRNIEAIPGIVDEAISVGAGAVWMQLGLAHNESAEKARQAGLKVVMNKCMKIEHSRLLASAKS, encoded by the coding sequence ATGACGAAGGGATGCGAAATTCCGGATTACAATCCTCCCGATGAAGAAGTGGCAGAACTTCTGAAGTCGGCAAAAACTGTTGCTGTTGTGGGTATCTCGCATAATGAAGATCGAGATAGTCATAAAGTGGCAAAGTATCTTAAGGAGCATGGCTACAAAATTATCCCTGTGAATCCGAAGTATAAGGAAGTTCTTGGCGAACCCTGTTATCCTGATTTGAAATCGGTTCCTGAGAAAATAGATGTTGTGGATATTTTCAGAAATATTGAAGCCATCCCTGGAATAGTTGATGAAGCTATTTCTGTTGGAGCTGGTGCTGTGTGGATGCAGCTCGGGCTTGCTCATAATGAATCGGCGGAAAAGGCGCGCCAGGCTGGGCTCAAGGTGGTTATGAACAAGTGTATGAAGATAGAGCACAGTCGGCTTTTGGCGTCTGCAAAGTCTTAG